Proteins from one Acidiphilium multivorum AIU301 genomic window:
- a CDS encoding autotransporter assembly complex protein TamA has protein sequence MKRGFPRIPPGFVHVMGLAVAAGALVPVPTVRAADPQPYDVTFVPTGDAPLDKLIRQSSSLETLRRKLEVGPFALIARARADRKTFLTVLESEGYDSGKVTITIDGHTLSDPALPDLLRKAPASPPARVRVAIAKGPLYHVGAVSTPGLADPAAAAALGVSPGEPATAAPLVGAAVRLETRLRNLGYAFAKVSPPVAEADDATHTLSVTYPVSMGPRVDVGSITFTGMQRMNGRFMARHIALKPGQRYSQKALDASRDQLLGLGVFSSVTASTAAAPRPAGQVPVTFTVRERKRHTVALGASYSSDLGIDANVSWTDRDLFGEAQSLTLSLGATGIAGSGRSQTATFGKHTYVVAPGYDAKATYRVPDFIRPGQSLVATIEALKQYLPAYSRTAFLGSAAIAHPLAPHLTLDYGAGFVFEKVNQQGVSRTYRLLQLPVTLSYNTANSLLNPTHGVKLALHVTPTLALGAGAKPFVITELTGSTYINLEAPGRGVLALHGVLGRIFGASQFQIPPDQRFYAGGTGTVRGFTYQTVGPLFPDGIPEGGTAIDALETEFRQRIGKHFGVAPFIDAGQVSANGTPFTGTLRVGAGLGLLYYTGIGPLRVDVGVPLNRAPGSSSFAVYIGLGQAF, from the coding sequence GTGAAGCGCGGCTTTCCGCGTATTCCGCCCGGTTTTGTGCATGTCATGGGGCTTGCCGTCGCCGCCGGCGCGCTGGTCCCCGTGCCCACCGTCCGCGCCGCCGATCCGCAACCCTACGACGTGACCTTCGTCCCCACCGGCGACGCGCCGCTCGACAAGCTGATCCGCCAGAGCTCGAGCCTCGAAACCCTGCGCCGCAAGCTCGAGGTCGGTCCCTTCGCGCTGATCGCCCGTGCCCGTGCCGACCGCAAGACTTTCCTCACTGTGCTGGAAAGCGAGGGCTACGATTCCGGCAAGGTGACCATCACGATCGACGGCCATACCCTGTCCGATCCCGCCCTGCCCGACCTGCTGCGCAAGGCGCCGGCCAGCCCGCCCGCGCGCGTCCGCGTGGCGATCGCGAAAGGCCCGCTCTACCATGTCGGCGCGGTCAGCACGCCCGGCCTCGCCGATCCCGCCGCCGCCGCCGCACTCGGCGTGAGTCCGGGCGAACCCGCCACCGCAGCCCCCCTCGTCGGCGCTGCCGTCCGGCTGGAAACGAGGCTGCGCAATCTTGGTTACGCCTTCGCGAAGGTCTCCCCGCCCGTGGCCGAGGCCGATGACGCGACGCACACGCTTTCTGTCACCTATCCGGTCTCGATGGGTCCGCGCGTCGATGTCGGCAGCATCACCTTCACCGGCATGCAACGGATGAACGGCCGCTTCATGGCGCGGCACATCGCGCTCAAGCCTGGCCAGCGCTACAGCCAGAAGGCGCTGGACGCCTCGCGCGACCAGTTGCTCGGCCTCGGCGTGTTTTCCTCCGTCACCGCCAGCACGGCCGCCGCGCCGCGTCCCGCCGGCCAGGTGCCGGTCACCTTCACGGTGCGCGAGCGCAAGCGCCACACCGTCGCCCTCGGGGCTTCCTATTCCTCCGATCTCGGCATCGATGCCAATGTCTCCTGGACCGACCGCGACCTGTTCGGCGAGGCGCAGAGCCTCACCTTGTCACTCGGCGCCACCGGCATCGCCGGCAGCGGCCGCAGCCAGACAGCGACTTTCGGCAAGCATACTTACGTCGTCGCCCCTGGCTACGATGCGAAGGCGACCTACCGCGTGCCCGATTTCATCCGGCCCGGCCAGTCGCTCGTCGCCACGATCGAGGCGCTGAAACAATACCTGCCCGCCTACAGCCGCACCGCCTTTCTTGGCAGCGCCGCCATCGCCCATCCGCTCGCCCCGCATCTGACGCTCGACTACGGCGCCGGCTTCGTTTTCGAGAAGGTGAACCAGCAGGGAGTCAGCCGTACCTACCGCCTGCTCCAGCTTCCCGTGACCCTGTCCTACAACACGGCGAATTCGCTCCTCAATCCCACACACGGTGTGAAGCTCGCACTGCACGTCACCCCAACGCTCGCCCTCGGTGCCGGCGCAAAACCCTTCGTCATCACCGAACTTACTGGCAGCACCTACATCAATCTCGAAGCTCCCGGCCGCGGCGTGCTGGCGCTGCACGGCGTGCTCGGCCGCATCTTCGGCGCCTCGCAATTCCAGATTCCGCCCGACCAGCGCTTCTACGCCGGCGGCACCGGCACCGTGCGCGGCTTCACCTACCAGACCGTCGGCCCGCTCTTCCCCGATGGCATTCCCGAGGGCGGCACCGCGATCGACGCACTGGAGACCGAATTCCGTCAGCGCATCGGCAAGCATTTCGGCGTCGCCCCCTTCATCGATGCCGGCCAGGTCTCGGCCAACGGCACACCCTTCACCGGCACGCTGCGCGTCGGTGCCGGTCTCGGCCTGCTCTACTACACCGGCATCGGCCCGCTGCGCGTCGATGTCGGCGTCCCGCTCAACCGCGCACCCGGCAGTTCCTCCTTCGCCGTCTATATCGGTCTCGGACAGGCCTTCTGA
- a CDS encoding translocation/assembly module TamB domain-containing protein, whose protein sequence is MRRVFKVILWIVAILIALPVLAVLALDIALNTGAGRNFATHEINALSGGTVRITGLAGHFPKYIAARRIAIADRKGRYLVIDDAVLRWSPFSLLHRMIDISDLTAKRIDILRQPVPAAAKPKPKPSAASGIPKVALVLGHLEIGRLAIAKPVLGHALALKITGHARAKSLETIAAEIDATSLAGPGTYRLAATLDANRVNAHLTVHEPPGGPIAAFAGIASQPDLAKKPVDLSLTIAGPRDHAALRFASALGDLKARGTGTVDLSQTAPGGDLTITIPELAPYAALGKQTLGGRTVLHVVAKHQRGATTLHFDDTVEITKATKPVPVLVGKRAMLAGDFTLAGGKTTIHSLTLDMAALKVKLAGTATRLHVALKGTLIQPDIGLVDPQLAGHVTENLAIDGPTDNLALHGTVDGLVTAKGVKSGPFHVTIDATHLPGAPQGNLTGTGSLYDSPLSLSAAFARSAAGAVDLDLKTLSWKSLRGQGRITRAPGAMLPDGAMHLAMARLADLAPLLHMKLAGAFTADFTHKSGQPAAIALTASHLTDGRTASLRAARIDATIDHLAQTPAIDATATLTGVDTKAAAGNLTLTAKGSETALAVTAAGRFARLAGKPAQLDLGAMLDGKTRTIRLAKLDAAARGVTARLLGPATISAGTTTSIRHLALALGGLGGAARITADGTIRPSLDLAAKITNLPAGIARAADPKLAATGLLDATAHLTGTLAAPTGTIALQGRGLGLATGPGAKLPRATLAARETLRGHALRGTIAATLGSARLSLDGTAPLALTGPMDLSFRLDNLSASLLHAADPKLAASGIITARARLTGTPRAPRGTVDLAAKSMRLLTGPASSLPPADLTAHETLLGQSVRGTARLALGNRADLTLAGTAPLSAAGKIDLALNGRTDLRLVDPLTAAGGTVVGGILTPDLRVTGTLAAPGAAGTLTLAGGRVQNIASGLDLSAIDATITAAGRTIRLDRLSAKAGVGTIDGSGTFGLAKPMPVDLRIAFHHASPIASDILTERLGGALSLTGDIDTGTRLAGTIAIETANIQIPQGLPPSVVKLDIRRKGARPPPPTAPAPPVALDLTVDARNEVFVRGKGLFANLGGRLHVGGTLASPQPTGGFHLIRGYFNLGGQTLNLSRGTVRFNGNGMMPVIDLEVSGTASDGTVSTLALTGEASAPKITLSSSPSLPSDEVLAHLLYGSSTQNLSALQAASLAASLAELAGIGGGGPDVVGGLRSALGLDQLSIGGGTSAPTINAGRYVAPGVYVGAQQSATGGGTGAKVEINLYKGLKLKTEVQSNSGTGGTTGPGESVGLTYQFDY, encoded by the coding sequence ATGCGCCGGGTCTTCAAAGTCATCCTGTGGATCGTCGCCATCCTGATCGCCCTGCCGGTCCTTGCCGTCCTCGCGCTCGACATCGCGCTGAACACCGGCGCCGGCCGCAACTTCGCCACGCACGAAATCAACGCGCTCTCCGGCGGCACGGTCAGGATCACCGGCCTCGCCGGCCATTTCCCGAAATATATCGCGGCACGGCGCATCGCGATCGCTGACCGCAAAGGCCGGTATCTCGTGATCGACGATGCCGTCCTTCGCTGGTCGCCATTTTCGCTCCTGCACCGCATGATCGACATCAGCGACCTCACCGCGAAGCGCATCGACATCCTGCGCCAGCCGGTCCCCGCGGCCGCGAAACCGAAGCCGAAACCATCCGCCGCGAGCGGCATCCCGAAAGTCGCGCTGGTTCTTGGCCATCTTGAAATCGGCCGCCTTGCCATCGCGAAACCCGTGCTCGGCCACGCGCTGGCGCTGAAGATCACGGGCCACGCCCGGGCGAAGTCGCTTGAGACCATCGCCGCCGAGATTGACGCCACCTCACTTGCCGGCCCCGGCACCTACCGCCTCGCCGCGACCCTCGATGCCAACAGGGTGAACGCGCATCTCACCGTCCACGAACCGCCTGGCGGCCCCATCGCCGCCTTCGCCGGCATCGCCAGCCAGCCCGATCTCGCGAAGAAGCCGGTCGATCTCTCGCTGACCATCGCCGGTCCGCGCGACCATGCCGCCCTCCGGTTCGCCAGCGCCCTCGGCGACCTCAAGGCGCGCGGCACCGGCACGGTCGACCTCTCGCAAACCGCCCCCGGCGGCGATCTCACCATCACCATTCCCGAACTCGCGCCCTATGCCGCCCTCGGCAAGCAGACGCTCGGCGGCCGCACCGTCCTGCACGTCGTCGCGAAGCATCAGCGCGGCGCCACGACACTTCACTTCGACGACACGGTCGAGATCACGAAGGCGACGAAACCGGTCCCCGTCCTGGTCGGCAAACGCGCCATGCTCGCGGGCGATTTCACCCTTGCCGGCGGCAAAACCACCATCCACAGCCTGACGCTCGACATGGCCGCCCTGAAGGTGAAACTCGCCGGCACCGCAACAAGGTTGCATGTCGCCCTCAAGGGCACGCTCATCCAGCCTGATATTGGTCTGGTCGATCCGCAACTCGCCGGCCACGTCACCGAAAACCTCGCCATCGACGGCCCGACCGACAATCTCGCCCTGCACGGTACGGTCGACGGTCTCGTGACCGCGAAGGGCGTGAAATCCGGCCCGTTCCATGTCACCATCGACGCCACCCATTTGCCCGGCGCGCCGCAGGGAAACCTCACGGGCACTGGCTCGCTCTACGATTCCCCGCTCTCGCTCAGCGCCGCCTTCGCCCGCAGCGCCGCCGGCGCGGTCGATCTTGACCTGAAGACCCTGTCCTGGAAATCGCTGCGCGGGCAGGGGCGCATCACCCGCGCCCCGGGCGCGATGCTGCCGGACGGCGCGATGCACCTCGCCATGGCCCGTCTCGCCGATCTCGCCCCGCTGCTGCACATGAAGCTCGCCGGCGCGTTCACCGCCGATTTCACCCACAAATCCGGCCAGCCCGCTGCCATCGCGCTCACCGCCAGCCACCTGACCGACGGCAGGACCGCCTCGCTCCGCGCCGCGCGGATCGACGCAACGATCGACCATCTTGCCCAGACCCCCGCGATCGACGCCACCGCGACCCTCACCGGCGTCGATACCAAGGCGGCAGCCGGCAACCTCACCCTCACCGCCAAGGGCAGCGAGACCGCGCTCGCCGTCACCGCCGCGGGCCGCTTCGCGCGCCTCGCCGGCAAGCCAGCGCAGCTCGATCTCGGTGCCATGCTCGATGGCAAGACCCGCACCATCCGCCTAGCGAAACTCGACGCCGCCGCCCGCGGCGTCACCGCTCGCCTGCTTGGCCCGGCCACCATCAGCGCCGGTACGACCACCTCGATCCGCCATCTCGCCTTGGCCCTGGGCGGCCTCGGCGGTGCGGCGCGGATCACCGCTGACGGCACGATCCGCCCGTCGCTCGACCTCGCCGCGAAAATCACCAACCTCCCCGCCGGCATCGCCCGCGCCGCCGATCCGAAACTCGCCGCCACCGGCCTGCTCGACGCCACCGCCCATCTCACCGGCACGCTCGCCGCCCCCACCGGCACGATCGCGCTGCAGGGCAGGGGGCTCGGCCTCGCCACCGGCCCCGGCGCGAAGCTGCCGCGCGCAACCCTCGCCGCCCGCGAGACCCTGCGCGGCCACGCCCTGCGCGGCACCATTGCCGCAACCCTCGGCTCCGCCCGCCTCAGCCTTGACGGCACCGCCCCGCTCGCGCTCACTGGCCCGATGGACCTGTCGTTCCGGCTCGACAATCTCTCGGCCTCTTTGCTCCATGCGGCCGATCCGAAACTCGCTGCCTCCGGCATCATCACCGCCCGCGCCCGTCTCACCGGCACGCCGCGCGCGCCGCGGGGCACGGTCGATCTTGCGGCGAAGTCCATGCGCCTGCTCACCGGCCCGGCCTCGTCGCTGCCGCCGGCTGATCTCACCGCCCATGAAACCCTGCTCGGCCAGAGCGTCCGCGGCACCGCGCGCCTTGCCCTCGGCAACCGGGCCGACCTCACACTCGCTGGCACTGCGCCGCTCTCGGCGGCGGGGAAGATCGACCTCGCCCTGAACGGCCGTACTGATCTCCGCCTGGTCGACCCGCTTACCGCCGCCGGCGGCACCGTGGTCGGTGGCATCCTGACACCCGATCTCCGGGTCACCGGCACGCTAGCCGCGCCAGGCGCCGCCGGCACGCTCACCCTTGCCGGCGGCCGGGTGCAGAACATTGCCAGCGGGCTCGACCTGTCGGCGATCGACGCCACGATCACCGCTGCTGGCCGCACCATCCGGCTCGACCGTCTCTCGGCCAAGGCCGGAGTCGGCACGATCGACGGTTCCGGCACGTTCGGCCTCGCGAAGCCGATGCCGGTCGATCTGCGGATCGCCTTCCATCACGCGAGTCCGATCGCGAGCGACATCCTGACCGAGCGCCTCGGCGGCGCGCTCAGCCTCACCGGCGACATCGACACCGGCACCAGGCTCGCCGGCACCATCGCGATCGAGACGGCGAATATTCAGATCCCGCAAGGCCTGCCGCCCTCGGTGGTCAAGCTCGATATCCGGCGCAAGGGCGCACGCCCTCCGCCTCCCACCGCGCCCGCGCCCCCCGTGGCGCTCGACCTCACGGTCGATGCCCGCAACGAGGTGTTCGTGCGCGGCAAGGGCCTGTTCGCCAATCTCGGCGGGCGGCTGCATGTCGGCGGCACGCTCGCCTCGCCCCAGCCGACGGGCGGCTTCCACCTGATCCGCGGCTATTTCAATCTCGGTGGCCAGACGCTGAACCTCAGCCGTGGCACCGTCCGGTTCAATGGCAACGGCATGATGCCGGTGATCGACCTCGAGGTGAGCGGCACCGCCTCGGACGGCACCGTCTCAACCCTGGCGCTCACCGGCGAGGCGAGCGCGCCGAAGATCACCCTCTCCAGCTCACCCTCGCTGCCATCGGACGAGGTGCTGGCGCATCTGCTCTACGGTTCCAGCACGCAGAATCTCTCGGCGCTGCAGGCGGCTTCGCTCGCAGCCTCGCTGGCCGAACTCGCAGGAATCGGCGGCGGCGGGCCGGATGTGGTGGGCGGACTGCGCAGTGCGCTTGGGCTCGACCAGCTTTCGATCGGCGGCGGCACCAGCGCGCCGACGATCAATGCCGGCCGTTACGTCGCCCCCGGCGTCTATGTCGGTGCCCAGCAATCCGCGACCGGCGGCGGCACCGGCGCGAAAGTCGAGATCAATCTCTACAAGGGCCTGAAACTGAAAACCGAAGTGCAGTCGAACAGCGGCACCGGCGGCACCACCGGCCCCGGCGAATCGGTCGGCCTGACCTATCAGTTCGATTACTGA
- the eno gene encoding phosphopyruvate hydratase, producing the protein MSAIADITAREILDSRGNPTVEVDVILDSGAMGRAAVPSGASTGAHEAVELRDGEPARFGGKGVQRAVEAVEGEIFDAIGGMDASEQVAIDETMIDLDGTPNKSRLGANAILGVSLAVAKAAADEIGLPLYRYLGGVYARTLPVPMMNIINGGKHADNPIDIQEFMIQPVGAASIAEAVRMGSEVFQALKKILHDAGHNTNVGDEGGFAPGLKSAEEALGFMTRAVEAAGYRAGEDIAFALDCAATEFYKDGRYHLEGEGKVLDAGGMTDYIAALAKSFPIISVEDPLSEDDWEGWAHFTSTLGGAMQVVGDDLFVTNPTRLRRGIAAKSANSILIKVNQIGTLSETLEAVELAQRAGMTAVISHRSGETEDATIADIAVATNAGQIKTGSLARSDRVAKYNQLIRIEAELDIAGRFAGRTILRG; encoded by the coding sequence ATGAGCGCCATCGCCGATATCACCGCACGGGAAATTCTCGACAGCCGCGGCAATCCGACCGTCGAGGTCGATGTCATCCTGGATTCGGGCGCGATGGGACGCGCCGCTGTGCCCTCCGGTGCCTCGACCGGGGCGCATGAGGCCGTCGAGTTGCGCGATGGTGAGCCGGCGCGGTTCGGCGGCAAGGGCGTGCAACGCGCGGTCGAGGCGGTCGAGGGCGAGATCTTCGATGCGATCGGCGGGATGGATGCCAGCGAGCAGGTCGCAATCGACGAGACAATGATCGATCTCGACGGGACGCCCAACAAGTCCCGCCTTGGGGCGAATGCGATTCTCGGCGTTTCGCTCGCCGTCGCCAAGGCGGCGGCGGACGAGATCGGGCTGCCGCTCTACCGCTATCTCGGCGGGGTCTATGCCCGCACCCTGCCGGTGCCGATGATGAACATCATCAATGGCGGCAAGCACGCGGACAACCCGATCGACATCCAGGAATTCATGATCCAGCCGGTGGGGGCCGCGAGCATCGCCGAGGCGGTGCGGATGGGCTCGGAAGTGTTCCAGGCGCTGAAGAAGATCCTGCACGATGCCGGGCACAACACCAATGTCGGTGATGAGGGCGGGTTCGCGCCTGGGCTGAAATCGGCCGAGGAGGCGCTGGGCTTCATGACGCGCGCCGTCGAGGCTGCTGGATACCGGGCCGGCGAGGACATTGCCTTCGCGCTCGATTGCGCGGCGACCGAATTCTACAAGGACGGCAGGTATCACCTTGAGGGCGAGGGCAAGGTGCTCGATGCCGGGGGGATGACCGACTATATCGCGGCACTGGCGAAGAGCTTTCCGATCATCTCGGTCGAGGATCCGCTTTCAGAGGATGACTGGGAGGGCTGGGCGCATTTCACAAGCACACTCGGCGGCGCCATGCAGGTGGTGGGCGACGATCTGTTCGTCACCAACCCGACACGGCTGCGGCGCGGGATCGCGGCGAAGTCGGCCAATTCGATCCTGATCAAGGTGAACCAGATCGGCACGCTGAGCGAGACGCTGGAAGCGGTGGAACTGGCGCAGCGGGCGGGGATGACGGCGGTGATCAGCCATCGTTCGGGCGAGACCGAGGATGCGACGATCGCCGATATCGCGGTGGCGACCAATGCCGGGCAGATCAAGACCGGGTCGCTGGCGCGGTCGGACCGGGTGGCGAAGTATAACCAGCTGATCCGCATCGAGGCGGAACTCGACATCGCGGGTCGCTTCGCCGGGCGGACCATTCTGCGCGGCTAA
- a CDS encoding RidA family protein has translation MDIRARLAENGITLPPAAKAVANYVPVVVAGGMAIVSGQLPLAGGKLVVTGKLGDGVTVEDGTAAARACFINVLAQIEAHVEGGLDAVAQVVRLGGFIAATADFAEHAKVMNGASDLAVEIFGEAGRHARSTVGVASLPLNAAVEVEGMFLLR, from the coding sequence ATGGATATACGCGCGCGCCTCGCCGAGAACGGCATAACCCTTCCGCCCGCGGCGAAGGCCGTGGCGAATTACGTGCCGGTGGTGGTCGCCGGTGGAATGGCGATCGTCAGCGGGCAGTTGCCGCTCGCGGGCGGCAAGCTCGTGGTGACGGGAAAGCTCGGCGACGGAGTGACGGTCGAGGACGGGACTGCGGCAGCGCGGGCCTGTTTTATCAACGTGCTCGCGCAGATCGAGGCGCATGTCGAGGGCGGACTCGATGCAGTTGCCCAGGTGGTGCGGCTCGGCGGGTTCATTGCGGCGACGGCGGATTTCGCCGAGCACGCGAAAGTGATGAACGGGGCATCGGACCTCGCGGTGGAGATTTTCGGCGAGGCGGGGCGGCATGCGCGCTCGACCGTGGGCGTCGCCTCGCTGCCGCTCAACGCGGCGGTCGAGGTCGAGGGGATGTTTTTGCTCCGCTGA
- a CDS encoding TSCPD domain-containing protein codes for MRKDPASRHRPTPHRAWRGIRLKRVEIGIDPDAAPEPAIIPADWSDQAAAGLVALRADRSMIGVDQAADAWIAPLAAAAERLGRGEDVASTLHRLVATRRAAPSPGIWQGRAEPVPGFVFNLPQFLDESGMFDAAAFGEAVEHAVLALSLAQPSAQRLALGMADLALLLARLDIDYASPTARDVAATIGALLAAHADIASAGLLARGIAPGCAITPVPVPASCAQPGLRAALLDARERALACGLRQHRSLTGLLPPGPVEMLLDVETVGIAAPLSALDSEGGLARWARARLAASGRTAESALAASLAGADPFGVTDAAGIAAMREAIAPVCAILPEVPSLPAPRAASAGRGKLPARRGGYTQKVSVGGHRLFLRTGEYPDGRLGEIMISLPKDSATLRGMAEAFAGAVSIGLQHGVPLDEFVDEFAFTRFAPAGAVEGDAMISQATSLLDYVFRHLAATYSQRPDLAALDLADDAAGVDAAAPLLPLDLPETGTGRPKRQRPVLKLVS; via the coding sequence ATGAGGAAGGATCCCGCCAGCAGGCATCGCCCGACACCGCACCGCGCGTGGCGCGGCATCCGGCTCAAACGGGTCGAGATCGGGATCGATCCCGATGCCGCACCCGAACCCGCCATCATTCCTGCCGACTGGAGCGATCAGGCCGCCGCCGGGCTGGTGGCGCTACGCGCCGATCGCTCGATGATCGGGGTCGACCAGGCGGCCGATGCCTGGATCGCGCCGCTTGCCGCCGCCGCGGAGCGTCTGGGTCGCGGCGAGGATGTCGCGTCCACGCTGCACCGGCTGGTCGCAACGCGCCGCGCCGCGCCGAGCCCTGGCATCTGGCAGGGCCGTGCCGAGCCGGTGCCTGGCTTCGTCTTCAACCTGCCGCAGTTCCTCGACGAGAGCGGCATGTTCGACGCTGCCGCGTTCGGCGAGGCGGTCGAACACGCGGTGCTCGCCCTCTCGCTGGCGCAACCTTCGGCCCAGCGCCTCGCACTCGGCATGGCCGACCTCGCCCTGCTGCTGGCGCGCCTCGATATCGATTACGCGAGCCCCACGGCGCGCGACGTGGCCGCGACGATCGGCGCGCTGCTCGCCGCCCATGCGGATATTGCCTCGGCCGGGCTGCTGGCGCGGGGCATCGCGCCGGGATGCGCCATCACGCCGGTTCCGGTTCCCGCCAGTTGCGCCCAGCCCGGCCTGCGCGCCGCCTTGCTCGACGCGCGCGAGCGGGCCCTGGCGTGCGGCCTGCGCCAGCATCGCAGCCTGACCGGGCTGCTGCCGCCGGGGCCGGTGGAGATGCTGCTCGACGTCGAGACGGTTGGGATCGCAGCACCGCTCTCGGCGCTGGACTCCGAGGGCGGGCTCGCCCGCTGGGCGCGGGCGCGGCTTGCCGCCTCCGGCCGTACGGCCGAGTCGGCGCTGGCCGCGAGCCTGGCCGGCGCCGATCCGTTCGGCGTGACCGATGCCGCCGGCATCGCCGCAATGCGCGAGGCCATCGCACCGGTCTGCGCCATCCTGCCCGAGGTGCCGTCCCTCCCCGCGCCGCGCGCGGCCTCCGCCGGGCGCGGCAAGCTGCCGGCGCGCCGCGGCGGCTACACCCAGAAGGTTTCGGTGGGCGGGCACCGGCTATTCCTGCGCACCGGTGAATATCCGGACGGGCGGCTGGGCGAGATCATGATCTCGCTACCGAAGGACTCCGCAACGCTGCGCGGCATGGCCGAGGCGTTCGCCGGCGCGGTCAGCATCGGGTTGCAGCATGGCGTGCCTCTGGATGAATTCGTCGATGAATTTGCCTTCACCCGCTTCGCGCCCGCCGGCGCGGTGGAAGGCGACGCAATGATCAGCCAGGCGACCTCGCTCCTCGACTATGTGTTCCGGCACCTGGCCGCGACCTATTCGCAGCGGCCCGATCTCGCGGCGCTCGACCTTGCCGACGATGCGGCTGGTGTCGATGCCGCCGCTCCGCTGCTGCCGCTGGACCTGCCGGAGACCGGAACCGGCCGGCCGAAGCGCCAGCGTCCCGTCCTGAAACTCGTGAGCTGA
- a CDS encoding NADH:ubiquinone oxidoreductase subunit NDUFA12, which translates to MNEHRDTADASTVPTLASLGGLRRLIANPGLTLHTLRHGLMVGQDSFGNRYFEERRASRPDGRKRRWVIYAGGAREASLVPPEWHAWLHFTTDAPLSEASRRPWQKPHQPNLTGTPGSYRPRGHDYRGGTRGMATGDYESWTPEG; encoded by the coding sequence ATGAACGAACACCGTGATACGGCAGATGCGTCAACGGTTCCGACGCTGGCTTCGCTCGGCGGTCTGCGCCGGCTGATCGCCAATCCCGGGCTGACGTTGCACACGCTTCGCCACGGCCTGATGGTAGGGCAGGACAGTTTCGGCAATCGCTATTTCGAGGAACGCAGGGCCAGCAGGCCCGACGGCCGCAAGCGCCGCTGGGTGATCTATGCCGGCGGCGCGCGGGAAGCCTCGCTGGTGCCGCCTGAATGGCATGCCTGGCTGCATTTCACGACCGACGCCCCGCTCTCCGAGGCTTCGCGCCGCCCCTGGCAGAAGCCGCACCAGCCGAATCTGACGGGAACGCCTGGTTCCTACCGGCCGCGCGGCCACGATTATCGCGGCGGCACGCGGGGGATGGCCACGGGCGATTACGAATCCTGGACGCCGGAAGGCTGA
- the mlaD gene encoding outer membrane lipid asymmetry maintenance protein MlaD, with protein sequence MKNRVSEIIAGLVVIVAAAVFLAYAASRTRTVGGTGYDLRASFGSIGPLTVGSPVKIAGVTIGEVTRTSLDPQTYAAIVQFRIQPDVKIPKDSSAAIESASLLGSDYLSISPGGSETMLKPGQAITATQSAINIESLLGKFVFSAANLATSTAKANGGGTSAPAPK encoded by the coding sequence ATGAAGAATCGGGTATCGGAAATCATCGCGGGCCTGGTCGTGATCGTCGCGGCCGCCGTCTTTCTCGCCTATGCGGCGTCGCGAACGCGCACCGTCGGCGGCACGGGATATGACTTGCGCGCGAGTTTCGGCAGCATCGGTCCGCTCACCGTCGGCTCTCCGGTCAAGATCGCCGGCGTCACGATCGGCGAGGTGACCCGCACCTCGCTCGACCCGCAGACCTATGCCGCAATCGTACAGTTCCGCATCCAGCCGGACGTCAAGATTCCGAAGGATAGCAGCGCGGCGATCGAGAGCGCGTCGCTGCTGGGCAGCGATTATCTTTCGATCTCGCCCGGCGGTTCCGAAACCATGTTGAAGCCCGGCCAGGCAATCACCGCAACGCAGTCGGCCATCAACATCGAATCGCTGCTCGGCAAGTTCGTCTTCAGCGCCGCAAACCTGGCGACCTCGACAGCGAAGGCAAACGGCGGCGGCACTTCGGCACCGGCCCCGAAATGA
- a CDS encoding DUF2155 domain-containing protein — MSLRRAGAVVLVVAMFAALPGRGLAQSGQSVVTVPEAPPVASAPSPAMPDGALPAPDLPNAPTLPGDQGGAFAGPPTPKGSQATPPAPPKQVKPIWDPRQAAILDVLEKADGAVNRIIAPVGSSFTEGALRVTIGACVVRPADMPPDAAVYMTVRHGMAAPDLFRGWLIRSEPGATVVGDAAVTFRLIGCSAG; from the coding sequence ATGAGCCTCCGTCGCGCCGGCGCCGTCGTTCTGGTGGTCGCGATGTTCGCGGCGCTGCCGGGCCGCGGACTTGCGCAGTCCGGTCAATCGGTGGTGACAGTGCCGGAGGCTCCGCCCGTCGCCTCGGCGCCGAGCCCAGCCATGCCGGATGGCGCGCTGCCGGCGCCGGACCTGCCGAACGCGCCCACCTTGCCGGGTGACCAGGGCGGCGCCTTTGCAGGACCCCCAACCCCGAAAGGGTCGCAGGCGACGCCGCCTGCGCCGCCGAAACAGGTCAAGCCGATCTGGGATCCGCGCCAGGCCGCGATTCTCGATGTGCTCGAGAAGGCCGATGGCGCGGTGAACCGGATCATCGCGCCCGTCGGGTCGAGTTTCACCGAAGGCGCGCTGCGGGTGACGATCGGCGCCTGTGTCGTCCGCCCGGCCGACATGCCGCCGGACGCTGCGGTATACATGACAGTGCGGCACGGCATGGCTGCCCCCGACCTGTTCCGCGGCTGGCTGATCCGCTCCGAGCCCGGCGCCACCGTGGTGGGTGACGCTGCGGTGACATTCCGCCTCATCGGTTGTTCCGCTGGCTGA